From one Solanum lycopersicum chromosome 12, SLM_r2.1 genomic stretch:
- the LOC101258728 gene encoding senescence/dehydration-associated protein At4g35985, chloroplastic, whose translation MSFFKTKKSKSFPIDKTPSQIQTKEIKNIKHEVILNIPSCKVHLMDEGETLELSNGFFTIFSIFEEGVCVATIIKVGDELQWPLTKDEPIVKLDSLHYLFTLPIKNGHTLSYGVTFLEKGSGNLGVLDEFLKKNAMFTCSSKSLIRKSDIDWKEFAPRIEDYNNVLAKAIAEGTGQIVKGIFKCSNAYTNQVQKGGENILIRAIENSDSTIIKKKGNNTTNKSALNESLKRVRKLSKMTEKMSKSMLNGVGIASGSVMGPMVRSQAGQKFLTMVPGEVLLASLDALNKILDAAEAAEKQTLSATSGAVTRMVTQRYGENAGEATGDALATVGHCAGTAWNVFKIRKALNPASSVSSGALKAAKNIK comes from the exons ATGAGTTTCTTTAAGACAAAGAAATCCAAAAGTTTCCCTATAGACAAAACACCATCACAAATACAAACAAAAGAAATCAAGAACATCAAACATGAAGTTATTTTAAACATCCCATCATGCAAAGTTCATCTAATGGATGAAGGGGAAACTCTAGAACTTTCCAATGgatttttcacaattttttcaatatttgaagAAGGTGTTTGTGTAGCTACAATCATAAAAGTTGGTGATGAACTTCAATGGCCACTTACAAAAGATGAACCAATAGTAAAGCTTGATTCTTTGCATTATTTGTTCACTTTGCCTATAAAAAATGGACATACTTTAAGTTATGGTGTCACATTTTTAGAAAAGGGTAGTGGAAATCTTGGAGTTTTAGatgaatttcttaaaaaaaatgctATGTTCACTTGTTCATCAAAATCATTAATTAGGAAAAGTGATATTGATTGGAAAGAATTTGCTCCAAGAATTGAAGATTATAATAATGTTTTGGCTAAAGCAATTGCTGAAGGAACAGGTCAAATTGTTAAAGGGATTTTCAAATGTAGCAATGCTTATACTAATCAG GTACAAAAGggaggagaaaatattttaattcgaGCTATAGAAAATTCTGATTCTACTATTATCAAAAAGAAGGGCAATAATACAACAAATAAGAGTGCACTCAATGAAAGCCTAAAACG TGTGAGGAAGTTgtcaaaaatgacagaaaaaatGAGTAAATCTATGCTCAATGGAGTTGGAATTGCAAGTGGATCAGTTATGGGGCCAATGGTTAGGTCCCAAGCTGGCCAAAAATTCTTGACCATGGTCCCTGGAGAAGTTCTATTGGCTTCACTTGATGCTCTCA ACAAGATTTTAGATGCTGCTGAAGCTGCTGAAAAACAAACATTGTCTGCAACATCTGGTGCTGTTACAAGGATGGTCACTCAGAG GTATGGAGAGAATGCAGGGGAGGCAACAGGAGATGCATTAGCAACAGTAGGGCATTGTGCAGGAACTGCTTGGAATGTATTCAAAATTAGAAAGGCACTTAATCCTGCTTCTTCTGTCTCCTCTGGTGCACTCAAAGctgcaaaaaatataaaatag
- the LOC101259027 gene encoding cytochrome B5-like protein: protein MEIILATVVLGILLAVFIVLPRLRSKSVPQKRKVSSNAQNKAVKSYSKAEVARHNKRTDCWIIIKDKVFDVTSYVEEHPGGDAILDHAGDDSTEGFYGPQHATRVFEMIDDFCIGDLEI, encoded by the exons ATGGAGATTATTTTGGCGACAGTAGTGTTGGGTATCTTGCTAGCTGTGTTCATTGTGTTACCTCGACTGCGGAGTAAATCTG TTCCGCAGAAAAGAAAGGTTTCCTCAAATGCTCAGAACAAG GCAGTCAAATCGTATAGCAAAGCTGAAGTTGCACGGCATAACAAGAGAACTGATTGCTGGATTATTATCAAAGATAAG GTGTTTGATGTTACCTCGTATGTCGAAGAACACCCAGGGGGTGATGCCATCCTAGATCATGCTGGTGATGATTCAACTGAAGGTTTCTACGG GCCACAACATGCTACGCGAGTATTTGAGATGATTGATGACTTCTGCATCGGAGATCtagaaatataa